The nucleotide window gcggcagcagcagcagcggcgacagcggcagcgggaaagggaaagggagcggaaggcgcgagcagcgggaggcctcgagggaggcgcgagcagcgggagggctcgcgggaggcgagagggctcgcgggaggcgcgagcagcgggagggctcgagggaggcgcgagcagcgggaaggctcgcgggagggctcgcaggagacgcgagcagcgagagggctcgcaggaggcgcgagcagcgagagggctcgcgggaggcacgagcagcgggaaggctcgcgggaggcgcgagcagcgacagcggcgagcagcggcagcgggagcagtgacagcgagcgacgagatcgcgatcgggatcggcagcggcagcaggttagggttggggttatatcggtttagttggttcgattgaaccaactaacaaccgaaccaggaccgaaccagacctaaaattctggttcggtttacccaggcgctcgcccgaagcgcccagcgcctgggctcgggcgagcgcctaggcggcgcctgattgaagcgcgccgcctgggacattagcgaggcgctcgggcctcgcctcgcctcgcccgagcgcctaggcgagcgcccgagcgccttttgcaatcactgctaTTGGCAAGGGATTCTTACCACTGAACCTGTTGAAATGGTaaaagtttcttttcttttcccttctTTATAAGGAATTTGGAAATGAAAAGTGGAATAGACAGTAGGAGTTTTTTCCTTTCTACTTTGTGGGGATTGTGGATGTGCATGCAATTAATGGAGCCAATAAATGATTACTCTGGAAGGGGCAGTTATTGTTAATCCTCTTTCTGTGGAAGTCCTTGTTTTAGATTTTTGCAAAATTAAAGTTTACTTGATTAAAAAATTGAGGGGCTCTTTGTAATGTCTGGAAAGctcttatgcataaattgatgcTTCATAGGATCATATGAACCCACTTCACCCATAAGGGCTGAACTTCAATAGGAATGTAATTTGAAGCTCTACTGCTGCCTTATCCCATTCTGGTGgtaaatttaaattaaatcttcttctttttaaggttTCATAGACTTGATTCCATATTTATAAAACTGTTTTCTTCACAATAAATTAATTACCCATAAAAAGTTctccaaatattttatatttctatAATAACTGTCTTTCAATGTGTATTCAGTGTTATTAAGTATTTTTGCATGCTAGCACAGTTGACTATTTAGTCAATTATACCCAACCTAGATATGGTAAGTTTTGGTTGTCCAATCTAACACTGAATGCAATCCTTTCATCAAGCATCCTGCAGTTTGTATGACTTATCCTAACTGTGGTCAGTGGAACTTCTCAGAACTTAACAGGCAGTGGTACACCCAAGTTCTTAATTGTAGTTCTCGATGTTTATTTTCCTGTAATTGTGTGCTTAACTTGCAAAATGGGTGCTACGGATTTGATGCAATATTTTGTAGGGTGATATCTGGTTTTAAATAATTACAACTTCTGTGATTATTAGTTTTAAGCATACTTAGCATAACTAAAGTTAATTATTAAAATGTAGGTATTCTCAATTAACTGAGGAGGCAATTTCTGAGGCTTGCCCAGTTTGTCGAGGAAATTGCAATTGCAAAGCATGCTTGCGCATGGATGGATCATTGAAAGTCCGTTATTTTGCCAGATTCCTCTGCTTGCCCTATTTATTTCATTGTTATGTGTGTTTACTGAGGACTGATAATCTATATTGGTACTTTGTTGCAGGATTTGTTGAAATTTGGTGTAGAATTTAGTGATGATGAAAAGTTACAATACTCTGCTTACCTTCTCCAATTGCTTCTTCCAGTcgcccaaaaaataaatcaagaaCAAGTGTTAGAAAAGGAATTGGAAGCAAAGAATCAAGGTTTTTCTATTatatttttgtaaaatatttGGCATTTTTGCCCTATGCTTAATTCAGTCTGGATTAGGACCATAGATGGTCAGATTCAGATTGGATCAGGGTTTTGTCTGAACCTGGTTGGACTGATAGGTAAAAACTGTGTGTGCCATTGCCATTATCATTAACCTTTTATTGTCAATTATATTATTTAAGCAGTAaatgaaataatatattattctacTTGACTAAATCATAAATGCTTTGATCAGGTTCAACAATATTAAATTGCATTATGATAATCAGATTGGATTAAGACTTTGTTTGTTAAATCAAAATGTTTATTATGTCTTTGGCTTACATCATATCTGGATATGGTCGTGTCCTATGATTTACAGATCTactttggatgatgatgatgatgcaaatGAAGAAAAGCTGATTATTTTTGGACTTTCATTTGACCATTACTTGCACTCCTAGATAACATTAGTAATTCAGGAATCTATGGCTGATTTCCTGGAGCTTTAGTTGAATGCCTGTGTTGTTTAATGCACTCCTAGAGAACATGATGGTTGATAGTGATACTCTCTGCCTTTGTTGTTTAATGCCTTCAATATCTCTGGATTTGTCACTGGATAGATGAGGATAGTCACAAAAGTGGCTTTACATCCATATTTTGGTGGACGATTGCTAACATGTGAACAACACTCCAgtctttttgttgaaaaattttAGTTGCCTAATCTTTGGTAACTTCATGCTGGTACAGGTTTATCTCTATCAGATTTTAAGCTTCAGGAAGCATGTTGGAATGCTGATGAACGCGCATATTGGTATGCAGAACATAtccttttttaaaatatattttggaaTATATAGGGAAGTTAATGCCATGGTGTTTCCTGCAGCAACAATTGTAGAACTTCTATTTATGATTACCACAGAAGCTGCCCAAACTGTTCATATGATCTCTGTCTTACTTGTTGTCGGGAGCTTCGTGAGGGCCATCTACAGGGAGGTGGAGTGGAAGAAGTTGAATATGCCGATAATGGGTTTGACTATTTGCATGGTAAATATTCTTGTGCTCATTTCCCAGAAGGTAGAAAAGACTTGGAAGGAATCTCTGAGGGCAAATTTAGGTCAATATCAGAGTGGAAAACACAGAGCGATGGTAGCATTCCTTGCCCCCCGCAGTCTATGGGTGGCTGTGGAAGTGGCATTCTAGAATTAAGGACTCTGTTTCCTGATGGTTGGGTTTCAGACTTGGTATTGAAAGCAGAAGAACTTGTTCATACCTACAGATGTATGAATATCACTAGAGTTTTGGAACAGGGATGCTCTTGTTTCACATCAGAAGGTGTGGTTGACCATGGCAATGATTCAGCAAGAAAAGCTGCCTCCCGTGATGATATGAGTGACAATTATTTGTACAGTCCAAATGCTCTGGATATTCAAAATGAGGATCTGAAGCATTTCCAATGCCACTGGGTTAAGGGTGAACCTATAATTGTAACCAATGTGCTGGAAACGACATCTGGTCTGAGTTGGGAACCAATGGTGATGTGGCGTGCATTTCGCCAGATTACAAATATCAAACATGGTCAACACTTGGATGTAATTGCCATTGATTGTTTGGACTTGTCTGAGGTCAGTTCATTTGTTTTCATTGGTAATATGAGATTGTATATGTGACCATAGTGCATTGTTAAAATGAAACATTTTATTGATAtctcttgaggagagttttgaaTCTTATTTGCAGAAATCAAAACTTTTCCAGTTCACAAAAGATGCCTAGGTTctgatatgtatatgtatatatgtgcatAATGAGCAAAAATGTAGTTAGCAGTTATATTGGTACATCAATAATTTTCACTTCTCATGTGCTAATATGATGTTGCAGGTTGATGTgaatattcatcaattttttaAGGGGTATTCAGAGGGCCGATTTGACTCTTATGGGTGGCCTCAGATACTAAAATTGAAAGACTGGCCACCATCTAACTCATTTGAGGAGCGGTTGCCACGCCATGGGGCTGAGTTTGTCAAGTTGTTGCCTTTTAAGGAGTATACACATCCgttcataaaaaaggagaagcataaaaagaagaaaaaaccaaAGGAGCAGAAGCATAACAACAAGAAAACACAAAAGGAGCATAAACATTATCGATATGGTTTTCTTAATCTTGCTGTCAAATTGCCTAAGGATGGACTGAAGCCAGACTTGGGGCCAAAGACATACATTGCGTATGGGTTTATACAAGAGTTAGGTCGTGGAGATTCAATCACTAAGCTTCACTGTGATATGTCTGATGCAGTATGTATAGCTTCTTAATTACTTTCTCTGATTTGATCTTTTGTTATTTTAAGTTTTGGAGTTACATGTGGGTATCAAATGAGACTATCTGCCTCGTGTGGTCTCATCTGATATGATGATTGGAAGCTTCATAAAATTGAGAAAACAAGAACGGTTAGTGATGACAATTGGAGGCGATGTGACCTTTCCTTGACACTGCTTGCTTGAACTATTTTCAGGAAAATACTGTATTTTGTTTTGGCTATGAGTAGCTCAGTGCAAATTGATAAATCCTttcatataattatattttatagtattttttgatTCGTTTACTTTTCTACAACAAGAAGGTTTTCTCATTATATTGCATCATGGTTGTAATTTCTATTCAGGAAGGTTTAAAAGGAATATTATGGGATGGCTTATTCCAAGTACTATAAAAACTTAATTATATCCTGTTGTGTTTCTCTTGATTGTTTATGTGATTATGATACTTCATTTCTTTCAATTACTTTGTAAAATGGTTTCGATCTGGATGTTTGAACTGTCTGATAATTTTAAATACCCAAATTTCTAACTGCTTAAATTGTCTGGCAGAATAAATTCAATTAATTTAAATCATCACAGATTAGATACCTAAGTTACAACAATTATGCCACTTTGCAGATTAAAAATGCTCTACTAATGTGGTCCATCTCTTGTCATTAGTATCCTGTAGAAGGTTTCATAATCACTTCTCAAGACCTGGTTGGTCAAACTTATCACGAGCAATGAATACCACATCCTAAATTTGTTGTATTTCACTCTATTTGCTCAACATTTTGTTATTGGTAGGGTATTTTTACATTGCGTGGGACCTTTGGGTTACAATAACATATTTTGAGATTGAGAAAACTAGCACTATAAAGCACTGATATTGTTCCAGGCAcatatatgatttattttattcagCTTTCACATTGGCCTTGATGTTGTTTCAAATCTCACCAATCTGTtgattttttgtttatattttgtGCATTACACTCTTTGAATGAACCATTTTCAGTTAAATGATCTTGCTTATTTGAATATTCAAATGGTTAATTCTCAGGTGAACATTCTGACACATACAGAGGAGGTTACTCTAACTGCTGAGCAACTTAAATGTGTAAACGAGTTGAAAAAACAGCATGCTGCCCAGGATCAAGTagaattatataataattttcagAGAGATAATGATGTGACGGGGATGCAACAAACAGCCCCTTCGAAGAAGTTTAAGCCAGATCCAGATTGTATTGCCTTTGATAATGATGAAGCTCGTCCGATGCTGGAAAATCATGACCATCTTAATGGTTCATATAATGATCAAAAGACTAGGATGACTGACAATACGGTGGCTGATAATCTGGATGTATTTATGGATCAGGATGAAAAAAGTG belongs to Musa acuminata AAA Group cultivar baxijiao chromosome BXJ3-5, Cavendish_Baxijiao_AAA, whole genome shotgun sequence and includes:
- the LOC135582513 gene encoding lysine-specific demethylase JMJ25-like isoform X2, translating into MPPIRTGKRLRPAEAEDGGFPSRTRSGGRRPPVQSSPQLDFPDKCRSKHLDANGNPMESTMCHQCQRNDKGRVVRCTKCRSKRYCIPCITRWYSQLTEEAISEACPVCRGNCNCKACLRMDGSLKDLLKFGVEFSDDEKLQYSAYLLQLLLPVAQKINQEQVLEKELEAKNQGLSLSDFKLQEACWNADERAYCNNCRTSIYDYHRSCPNCSYDLCLTCCRELREGHLQGGGVEEVEYADNGFDYLHGKYSCAHFPEGRKDLEGISEGKFRSISEWKTQSDGSIPCPPQSMGGCGSGILELRTLFPDGWVSDLVLKAEELVHTYRCMNITRVLEQGCSCFTSEGVVDHGNDSARKAASRDDMSDNYLYSPNALDIQNEDLKHFQCHWVKGEPIIVTNVLETTSGLSWEPMVMWRAFRQITNIKHGQHLDVIAIDCLDLSEVDVNIHQFFKGYSEGRFDSYGWPQILKLKDWPPSNSFEERLPRHGAEFVKLLPFKEYTHPFIKKEKHKKKKKPKEQKHNNKKTQKEHKHYRYGFLNLAVKLPKDGLKPDLGPKTYIAYGFIQELGRGDSITKLHCDMSDAVNILTHTEEVTLTAEQLKCVNELKKQHAAQDQVELYNNFQRDNDVTGMQQTAPSKKFKPDPDCIAFDNDEARPMLENHDHLNGSYNDQKTRMTDNTVADNLDVFMDQDEKSEPCCPTKEKSHCNLASECGTTVDKKTMLQYERKGRKPCGGKSREGHINDQPDQTDPEEVAIRVDAIAGTNVRENPSGVPQNGKESLLNRVTPLDSSVPSLTSDFEGLEYAEGGALWDIFRRQDVPKLHEFLMKHFREFRHIHCSPLHQCRCGLFPEG
- the LOC135582513 gene encoding lysine-specific demethylase JMJ29-like isoform X1 — protein: MPPIRTGKRLRPAEAEDGGFPSRTRSGGRRPPVQSSPQLDFPDKCRSKHLDANGNPMESTMCHQCQRNDKGRVVRCTKCRSKRYCIPCITRWYSQLTEEAISEACPVCRGNCNCKACLRMDGSLKDLLKFGVEFSDDEKLQYSAYLLQLLLPVAQKINQEQVLEKELEAKNQGLSLSDFKLQEACWNADERAYCNNCRTSIYDYHRSCPNCSYDLCLTCCRELREGHLQGGGVEEVEYADNGFDYLHGKYSCAHFPEGRKDLEGISEGKFRSISEWKTQSDGSIPCPPQSMGGCGSGILELRTLFPDGWVSDLVLKAEELVHTYRCMNITRVLEQGCSCFTSEGVVDHGNDSARKAASRDDMSDNYLYSPNALDIQNEDLKHFQCHWVKGEPIIVTNVLETTSGLSWEPMVMWRAFRQITNIKHGQHLDVIAIDCLDLSEVDVNIHQFFKGYSEGRFDSYGWPQILKLKDWPPSNSFEERLPRHGAEFVKLLPFKEYTHPFIKKEKHKKKKKPKEQKHNNKKTQKEHKHYRYGFLNLAVKLPKDGLKPDLGPKTYIAYGFIQELGRGDSITKLHCDMSDAVNILTHTEEVTLTAEQLKCVNELKKQHAAQDQVELYNNFQRDNDVTGMQQTAPSKKFKPDPDCIAFDNDEARPMLENHDHLNGSYNDQKTRMTDNTVADNLDVFMDQDEKSEPCCPTKEKSHCNLASECGTTVDKKTMLQYERKGRKPCGGKSREGHINDQPDQTDPEEVAIRVDAIAGTNVRENPSGVPQNGKESLLNRVTPLDSSVPSLTSDFEGLEYAEGGALWDIFRRQDVPKLHEFLMKHFREFRHIHCSPLHQVTHPIHDQTFYLTLEHKRKLKEEYGIEPWTFVQKLGDAVFIPAGCPHQVRNLKSCIKVALDFVSPENIKECVHLADEIRVLPTNHRGKEDKLEVKKMVIYAVQQVIKDLEELGSL
- the LOC135582513 gene encoding lysine-specific demethylase JMJ25-like isoform X3, encoding MPPIRTGKRLRPAEAEDGGFPSRTRSGGRRPPVQSSPQLDFPDKCRSKHLDANGNPMESTMCHQCQRNDKGRVVRCTKCRSKRYCIPCITRWYSQLTEEAISEACPVCRGNCNCKACLRMDGSLKDLLKFGVEFSDDEKLQYSAYLLQLLLPVAQKINQEQVLEKELEAKNQGLSLSDFKLQEACWNADERAYCNNCRTSIYDYHRSCPNCSYDLCLTCCRELREGHLQGGGVEEVEYADNGFDYLHGKYSCAHFPEGRKDLEGISEGKFRSISEWKTQSDGSIPCPPQSMGGCGSGILELRTLFPDGWVSDLVLKAEELVHTYRCMNITRVLEQGCSCFTSEGVVDHGNDSARKAASRDDMSDNYLYSPNALDIQNEDLKHFQCHWVKGEPIIVTNVLETTSGLSWEPMVMWRAFRQITNIKHGQHLDVIAIDCLDLSEVDVNIHQFFKGYSEGRFDSYGWPQILKLKDWPPSNSFEERLPRHGAEFVKLLPFKEYTHPFIKKEKHKKKKKPKEQKHNNKKTQKEHKHYRYGFLNLAVKLPKDGLKPDLGPKTYIAYGFIQELGRGDSITKLHCDMSDAVNILTHTEEVTLTAEQLKCVNELKKQHAAQDQVELYNNFQRDNDVTGMQQTAPSKKFKPDPDCIAFDNDEARPMLENHDHLNGSYNDQKTRMTDNTVADNLDVFMDQDEKSEPCCPTKEKSHCNLASECGTTVDKKTMLQYERKGRKPCGGKSREGHINDQPDQTDPEEVAIRVDAIAGTNVRENPSGVPQNGKESLLNRVTPLDSSVPSLTSDFEGLEYAEGGALWDIFRRQDVPKLHEFLMKHFREFRHIHCSPLHQVWAIP
- the LOC135582513 gene encoding lysine-specific demethylase JMJ25-like isoform X4, which produces MHYEMDLLKFGVEFSDDEKLQYSAYLLQLLLPVAQKINQEQVLEKELEAKNQGLSLSDFKLQEACWNADERAYCNNCRTSIYDYHRSCPNCSYDLCLTCCRELREGHLQGGGVEEVEYADNGFDYLHGKYSCAHFPEGRKDLEGISEGKFRSISEWKTQSDGSIPCPPQSMGGCGSGILELRTLFPDGWVSDLVLKAEELVHTYRCMNITRVLEQGCSCFTSEGVVDHGNDSARKAASRDDMSDNYLYSPNALDIQNEDLKHFQCHWVKGEPIIVTNVLETTSGLSWEPMVMWRAFRQITNIKHGQHLDVIAIDCLDLSEVDVNIHQFFKGYSEGRFDSYGWPQILKLKDWPPSNSFEERLPRHGAEFVKLLPFKEYTHPFIKKEKHKKKKKPKEQKHNNKKTQKEHKHYRYGFLNLAVKLPKDGLKPDLGPKTYIAYGFIQELGRGDSITKLHCDMSDAVNILTHTEEVTLTAEQLKCVNELKKQHAAQDQVELYNNFQRDNDVTGMQQTAPSKKFKPDPDCIAFDNDEARPMLENHDHLNGSYNDQKTRMTDNTVADNLDVFMDQDEKSEPCCPTKEKSHCNLASECGTTVDKKTMLQYERKGRKPCGGKSREGHINDQPDQTDPEEVAIRVDAIAGTNVRENPSGVPQNGKESLLNRVTPLDSSVPSLTSDFEGLEYAEGGALWDIFRRQDVPKLHEFLMKHFREFRHIHCSPLHQVTHPIHDQTFYLTLEHKRKLKEEYGIEPWTFVQKLGDAVFIPAGCPHQVRNLKSCIKVALDFVSPENIKECVHLADEIRVLPTNHRGKEDKLEVKKMVIYAVQQVIKDLEELGSL